tgagTAAATTTTTTTGCCAAATACTcgcaaactttaatattttattgatataatatatttcatatatttttaatttttatttttgaccaACGGTTCGAATAGTCGACGAAGATGttcgaatttttgagtttaaATCTTCCAACTTCGAATCAAACTCGAGATTATTAACATCTTTGTTTCcgtaaaaaaaaaagcaaaaataTGTGCTGAATGGGTAGTATCTAAATAaagaatatgtattttcatATGACAACATTAAATTAGTCTGACAATTCTAATATTGGGGGTAATTACATGTACATGCACAAAATAagttgacaaaaacttgtgtaagacggtttccacgggtcgtattttgtgagaatgatctcttatttgagttatctatgaaaaattattactttttatgctaagagtattattttttattataaatatcggtagggttgactcgtctcacagataaagattcgtgagaccgtctcacaagaaacctactcaaaCAAACTGTGTGTAtcacaaaatttattaataGGGGAATTTcatatatcaaattaaattatcTCAAGGAGTTTTTTTAACTTATTAATGGCTAGCGTCGGGGTTTTAAGTAAGCAAGATCCAATCACAATGTGACTCGATCATTTTTCTAACATGATAATCATTTCTATCCAACGTAAACCATTTCAAGATGTGTGCATCTGACCAAACATAACGTGGttcttcttttttattttgattgaaATATCATCTAATATAGACCGATTTAGCCTTGAGGCCCACCAAACAAACTtggtaataaaaaaaaacaattatgcATTCAATTGCATTTATTGAACAGGACCCATTGGGCCATTTCTAGTGGGAACAAACTAGTCCAATTTGACAACCCAGGGCCCAGTTTATTGATCTTAATATGATAATCCTGGCCCAAACAATTACGATCTAAGTGTGTGCTTAATCCACATTCTAGGAACTTGAGTTCATGCTATGTCTGAAATAACAATCTCATATGTTTTAATGTAATATGTGTGAGCtatgtatatttttattttcgacATGTTATACTAAAATATAAGGAGAGCGTCACTCCAGGTGTAGCATAAACTGACCGTTTTCGTTTACGCAAAATGCATGTAACCACTTACATGAACTAGATGATCATATTCTATTTTAGCTCATTTTTAAACCAAATTTGATATTGAATTTGATGCTATTCTAAGTTGGCATATCAAGTATTTAATCAATAAAGAACATGAACTAGAATTCGAAATGGTTGTGGAAACATTGGCACACACACACCTACTCGAAATAATGGCGTTCGAGTTCGCAAATGTTCGCATGAAATGATCTCCAGATCAATAGACcattatttatttcaaatttgtGATATacttgtcccacatcttaaaaatgaaatatttaaaatgaatttataaTGGCTTACGATGGACTTTTGTAGCAACTtggattaatcattttcgtaaagcgaggacgaatacgaagtagttgctataagGACTCATTTTGCAGTCACGCAGCCGCGGGCCTGGGCTCAAGGCGTGACAAAATTAATGATATGAAGGCATCGTTTGTACAAAGAATTAGACATTCGGTAGATTAAACAAGTTTGTTTCATTTAATGTTTGACTCAAGTTCCAGAAATATAACCGTAAACATTATGTTAATGTTGAATCATATTATGTTAGTTGTCCCACTTCGGTTAGATAAAATACTTGatagttgtatatatggtcttgAACAatcccccttgagctagcttttgagaTTTAGTTAGGTCCAAATTCTAATATTAACATATTACATAGTATCAGAGCCCTGGAAGACTGTTCATGATCTGTGTGATCGGCCACCAAAATTGAAGTTTGCATCAAAAATTCGATTTCGATCTCCGGGACGAAGAAACTCATAAAAAAACCGTTAAGATTTACCTGAGTTTTGGCTCTTTCGATTTGAATTCGAGATTCCTCAACTGTCCTAATTTGTTTGGTTCTCATAGAAAAAGATTAAGGGCGATTCAGtttgatatttaaaaagtaAGGTGTGATCATTTGAACTTCCAAATTCAATAGCATTCAATTCaactaaaaaatataattgattTTATCTTTTAATCTTTAATTGCATTTCACTTTCCAAATAAAATGCTAGTTTCAACTATTATTGcactttgtttttgttttttttatattatttttcttttccaaGTTACATATCTTTCTCTAGTCAAAATTACAACTTTCACCATTTCTGTTTGTTGTCAAAAATATGTCTTTTAGCAATGTATTTttcgatttttggtaattttaatcatttaaagTTGATGTTGTGATTCATACACGTCAGAAAAAGATCAAAAtcgtaattttaaaaaaaaaagatatcaGCTAAAACcggaattttaaaataaaatcaaaatctcGAAAACGTAAATATACAAAATCAAAACCACATTTTTTTTCTCCCTAATCTTTCCATACATTTTCATTCACATTTCTTCATTGTGTATGGAAAGTGAAAATACCATATAGAATGGTGTATATAAAAACTATGGTCAAAATAATACTCGAAAAGagtattatattatattgttgaTAAAATCTGTTCCAATTCTACGAGTGAGAAATTTAATCCTTAGACAGTACTGATTAGATTCTTTGAATAAAGCCAACTTTTATAAAtgaaaaattaacaaaaaaaggATAAATCGATTTAAACCATAGTTTGAGAAACATtaacataataataattcatGTGATAGAGACATGGATGGTTAACATTAAGTCAGTCCACATTCCTTTATTCCCAGTTTAGCTCCGTTAGGCCTCACCCAATTTTCTTAGGGTTTTCTTTCTTGAGGAATGATCTTTGTGTGTCGATGAATCTGTCCTAAAACTTGGATTTTACAATTTTCTCTGTCTTTTGCCGAACAATGCCTTCGTGTACAAGGTTTTTTGTTCTAACAGATTATTAACGCGCAAGCGAAAGTTATATTTTTTTGGTAGtgtaaattatacattttttttatttttgatctGTTATCGGTCGGTTCAGTACTGACTTAATCCATCGACACGTTTTTGTTTTCAATTTTAGTCAGAGTTTCGAAGTGATAATGGACACATCGGAAAATTTAATCAGCACTATGATAAAAAGtgactaaaattgaaaaaaatccaaattagtAGATTAAGACCGTAAATTGACCAATAACATTGTTAGAAATGCAAGACATACAAATTACATTTCTTCTAagagtatgtcttttgtgagaaggtctcacgaatctttatttgtgagacatgtcaaccctactgaaattcacaataaaaagtaatatttttcatggatgacccaaataagagatccgtctcacactATACGACCCGtcagaccgtttcacacaagtttttgtcttcttCTAATTGATACAAAGAAGATTAGAAAAATATTCTAACAtaatatatacataaatataagAGTAAAATATGGAGCTTAAAATATATACCTAACTAAATTATTGACCCAAACACACACAACATATTTTTAATTGAGAATCCAaaatccatatatatatatatatatatatatatatatatattaaatacatCGATCCAAATGCAACATGATCGGATCAAAAAATATgagaaagaaaaggaaaagtaAACTTACAAAAACTCATACACCAAGAATAAAAGAGACGAAACACTCCCTTGTAAATTTGCAACCATGATTTCACATTATATGTACTATTTAGTGTTAAAATAAGGGCATAATccgaaatcacatgcaacagtatCTTTGATAATGAcgttttaattataataatgcaaacaattaaaatattattattatgataattataATTTCATTATGCAAGTAAACATATTTTGAGAATTATATTATTAACAGTCCACGTTTCTCTCTCTCCCCCTTTGTATCAACAGATATTGTCGCTGGCTACCCATGTTCCCACTTCAAAATCTCTCCTTATAAACTAAGAAAGTTTTGAttctcaaattatatattcaactTTCACACACGAACACGCACAAAAGGTGTGATTTTCTTGGTTTTGATCCATGTTTGGGAACCATGAAGATAGCCATTTGGCCTCATCGTCATCTTTTGCTCCTCAAGATCACTACCATGGTACTTGCTTTGTGGCGATTTTTTGGTGAACTGAAACCCAAATTTCATTGCTAAATCTTGTCAAAAAATTTTGTAGGTGTTGCACAGTACATGATGAGGACATCCATCTCATATACCGGGACGGATCGGGCCGAGGAATTGCAGCCGGAGGATGACATGTCGGACGACGAATCGCTGTCGCTTGGAGAAATGAAGAAGAGGAGGCTGAGCCTGGACCAGGTGAAGGCCCTGGAGAAGAGCTTCGAGTCCAGAAACAAACTGGAGCCCGAGAGGAAAATGCAGCTCGCTCGGGCGCTGGGGCTGAAGCCCAGGCAGATCGCTATATGGTTTCAAAACAGGAGGGCCCGATTGAAAACTAAGCAACTGGAGAAGGATTACAATGTCTTGAAGAAACAGTTTGAGGCCATTAAAGCTGAGAATAATGACCTTAAATCCCAGAACAAGAAACTTCAGGCTCAGGTTTGGTTCATATCGCAAATGCATTACATCAGGTTTGGCCTTTACATGATCACATGTTCTATGTTTTTCGaaagcatgaaaaatattagaattatgtgtgtgtttttgtccaaattttttaattttgctGCCCAAATTCAAACGAGGGAGACTCAGTTTAATATACCAGAGTCATGCAATTATAGAAAATTTGGCTTCCCTTGCTTTCTTAGACAAATTATGACTGTTGGGGTTACATTTTTTATTGATTAATGCATAATGGTTGGACTATATATTTGCAGTTGTTGTCTCTCAAAAATG
The sequence above is a segment of the Primulina tabacum isolate GXHZ01 chromosome 6, ASM2559414v2, whole genome shotgun sequence genome. Coding sequences within it:
- the LOC142549808 gene encoding homeobox-leucine zipper protein HAT7-like, with product MFGNHEDSHLASSSSFAPQDHYHGVAQYMMRTSISYTGTDRAEELQPEDDMSDDESLSLGEMKKRRLSLDQVKALEKSFESRNKLEPERKMQLARALGLKPRQIAIWFQNRRARLKTKQLEKDYNVLKKQFEAIKAENNDLKSQNKKLQAQLLSLKNGDSIGSGLGNLNKDNEKSWGHGSENSFDHVNLNMTPNDSTLYPCTGNRNSVVLASSNVVPPSGSLAQVLLHSISRQDHHPHHIPDPAATPNEGFCNVFGSIDENPEFWPWPEQQNLPH